One genomic window of Devosia salina includes the following:
- a CDS encoding ABC transporter ATP-binding protein, whose amino-acid sequence MLHWFEKRVDPYPQAEPVEPPKGLLAFCLHYSDGAKRWLAAMTILGAAIAALEIMLFGFMGSIVDWLGTANRETFLVDEGWKLAGMGVLLLLVIPLLQVTDAMIIHQTLLGNFPQRIRWMAHRYLIRQSMSYFQDEFAGRIGAKLMQTALAVREVVMKVLDVTVYVIVYFTGAVVLAFMSDPWLALPFVIWLGCYLALLRYFIPRLGKISEAQADARSLMTGRIVDSYTNIATVKLFSHSRREEGYAREAMDGFLGTVYKQMRMVTLLQTSITLMNCTLLFAVFAVGIWQWLGGNMTPGAIAVAAALVLRFQGMSQWVMWEMSALFENIGVVRDGISSISLPRVVADKPEAKPIGTVNGDIRFENISFHYGKSKGVIEGLNLHIRPGEKIGLVGRSGAGKSTIVNLLLRFYDRQEGRILIDGQDIAEVTQDSLRANIGVVTQDTSLLHRSVRENILYGRPDATEEMMIAAAEQAEAADFIPGLTDPKGRKSYDAHVGERGVKLSGGQRQRIAIARVLLKNAPILVLDEATSALDSEVEAAIQSQLQRLMQGKTVIAIAHRLSTIAMMDRLVVLDKGKIVEQGTHAQLVDSGGIYSHLWQRQSGGFIDADQPEEAAQ is encoded by the coding sequence ATGTTGCACTGGTTTGAAAAACGGGTCGATCCCTATCCGCAGGCCGAGCCGGTAGAGCCACCCAAGGGCCTGCTGGCCTTTTGTTTGCACTATAGCGACGGCGCCAAGCGCTGGCTGGCTGCCATGACCATTCTGGGTGCTGCCATCGCTGCGCTCGAGATCATGTTGTTCGGCTTCATGGGATCGATCGTCGATTGGCTGGGCACCGCCAATCGCGAGACCTTCCTTGTCGACGAGGGCTGGAAGCTGGCTGGCATGGGCGTACTCCTGCTGCTGGTCATTCCGCTGCTGCAGGTGACCGACGCAATGATCATCCACCAGACGCTGCTGGGCAATTTCCCCCAGCGCATCCGCTGGATGGCGCATCGCTATCTCATCCGCCAGTCCATGAGCTACTTCCAGGACGAGTTTGCGGGCCGCATTGGCGCCAAGCTGATGCAGACCGCCCTCGCCGTGCGCGAAGTGGTCATGAAAGTCCTCGACGTCACCGTATACGTGATTGTCTATTTCACCGGCGCCGTCGTCCTCGCCTTCATGAGCGATCCCTGGCTGGCCTTGCCCTTCGTCATCTGGCTGGGCTGCTACCTGGCACTGCTGCGCTATTTCATCCCGCGCCTGGGCAAGATTTCCGAGGCCCAGGCCGATGCCCGCTCGCTGATGACCGGCCGGATCGTGGACAGCTACACCAATATCGCCACGGTCAAGCTCTTCTCTCATTCCAGGCGCGAGGAGGGCTATGCCCGCGAAGCCATGGATGGCTTCCTGGGCACGGTCTACAAGCAGATGCGCATGGTCACGCTCCTGCAGACCTCCATCACGCTCATGAACTGCACGCTGCTCTTCGCGGTCTTCGCTGTCGGCATCTGGCAATGGCTGGGTGGCAACATGACCCCCGGGGCAATTGCCGTGGCCGCCGCCCTGGTGCTGCGCTTCCAGGGCATGAGCCAATGGGTCATGTGGGAAATGTCGGCCCTGTTCGAGAATATCGGCGTCGTGCGCGACGGCATCTCGTCCATCTCCCTGCCGCGCGTCGTGGCCGACAAGCCCGAGGCCAAGCCCATCGGCACGGTCAATGGCGATATCAGGTTCGAGAACATCTCGTTCCACTATGGCAAGTCCAAGGGCGTCATCGAGGGGCTGAACCTGCATATTCGCCCGGGCGAGAAGATCGGCCTTGTCGGCCGCTCCGGCGCCGGCAAGTCCACCATCGTGAACCTTCTGCTGCGCTTCTATGACCGGCAGGAGGGGCGCATCCTCATCGACGGCCAGGACATTGCCGAGGTGACGCAGGATAGCCTCAGGGCCAATATCGGCGTGGTCACCCAGGACACTTCGCTGCTGCATCGTTCGGTGCGCGAGAACATCCTCTATGGCCGCCCCGATGCGACCGAGGAGATGATGATCGCCGCAGCCGAACAGGCCGAGGCCGCCGACTTTATTCCGGGTCTCACCGACCCCAAGGGTCGCAAGAGCTACGACGCCCATGTGGGCGAGCGCGGCGTGAAGCTGTCCGGCGGGCAGCGCCAGCGCATCGCCATTGCGCGTGTCCTGCTCAAGAACGCGCCGATCCTGGTGCTGGACGAGGCGACCTCGGCACTCGACTCCGAAGTCGAGGCGGCCATCCAGAGCCAGTTGCAGCGCCTGATGCAGGGCAAGACCGTGATCGCCATCGCCCATCGCCTCTCCACCATCGCCATGATGGACCGGCTGGTGGTGCTCGATAAGGGCAAGATCGTCGAGCAGGGCACCCACGCCCAGCTCGTCGACAGCGGGGGCATCTACAGCCACCTCTGGCAACGCCAGTCCGGTGGCTTCATCGACGCCGACCAGCCCGAAGAGGCGGCGCAGTAG
- the pepN gene encoding aminopeptidase N has product MRTESEQTIYLKDYAPTPYRIVSVELDFRILEERTRVRAQLTVEPRPDTAPGTPLVLDGDDLKLDSIALDGAPLVLSAYAADANSLTLVEPPHRRFVLETEVTLEPASNTKLMGLYRSSGTWCTQCEPEGFRRITYYLDRPDVLAPFKVRMSAPKALAPVLLANGNLVDKGELGDDLHFAVWEDPFLKPAYLFALVAGDLGSITDSFTTMSGRKVELGIYCTHGKESECFYAMDSLKRSMAWDERRFGREYDLDVFNIVAVSDFNFGAMENKGLNIFNDRLVFAKPETATDANYHGIERVIAHEYFHNWTGNRITCRDWFQLCLKEGLTVFRDQEFTSDERSRPVQRIHDVQNLRTSQFPEDGGPLAHPPRPDSFREINNFYTTTVYEKGAEIVRMLATLLGEAGFRKAMDLYFERHDGDATTIEAFIKVFEDASGRDLSQFATWYLQAGTPQVGVSDSYDAASQTYTLTLTQKVDPTPGEPTKKPLLIPVRFGLIGPNGSPVGWNGVSGGTVEGDLIVLDSESVTLTFTGVANKPVPSLFRGFSAPVKVESGLSQDDLLFLARHDSDPFNRWDALQSAATTLIASAAQGSTWSATDADALRQALVDTLENPDLDDAFKAQAIDIPAETVVGRHIGKDVDPDAVAEARKALVTALVGPIAEKLTALYRDLAISVPYSPDANQAGRRSLRNGLLALLVAGSDQGAGLAAEQYSGATNMTDRYAAMAISARNWTSEAPALLGDFRTRFAGDPLVFDKWLTASAQAPDGGVIERMRATLAAPDFPRTNPNRLRSLLGSFVMTNPVQFTRTDGLGFRFITEAVVDIDKVNPQVASRILTGFRILPTLEAARRNAGLEALQALKDQHKLSRNVGEILDRILAG; this is encoded by the coding sequence ATGCGCACCGAGAGCGAACAGACCATCTACCTCAAGGATTATGCCCCGACCCCGTACCGGATCGTGTCAGTAGAACTCGATTTCAGGATCCTGGAGGAGAGGACGCGCGTGCGGGCGCAACTGACCGTGGAGCCACGGCCGGACACCGCGCCGGGGACGCCTCTGGTGCTCGATGGCGACGACCTCAAGCTCGATTCCATTGCCCTTGATGGCGCGCCGCTGGTGCTCTCGGCCTATGCGGCGGATGCCAACAGCCTGACCCTGGTCGAGCCGCCGCATCGCCGGTTCGTGCTCGAAACCGAGGTCACGCTCGAGCCCGCGTCGAACACCAAGCTTATGGGCCTCTATCGCTCCAGCGGCACCTGGTGCACTCAGTGCGAGCCCGAGGGGTTTCGGCGCATCACCTATTATCTCGACCGGCCGGACGTGCTGGCCCCATTCAAGGTGCGCATGAGCGCCCCCAAGGCGCTGGCGCCGGTGCTGCTGGCCAATGGCAATCTGGTCGACAAGGGTGAACTGGGCGACGACCTGCACTTTGCCGTCTGGGAAGACCCGTTCCTCAAGCCTGCCTACCTGTTCGCCCTGGTAGCGGGCGATCTCGGCTCGATCACCGACAGCTTTACCACGATGAGCGGCCGCAAGGTGGAACTGGGCATCTATTGCACCCATGGCAAGGAAAGCGAGTGCTTCTACGCCATGGACAGCCTCAAGCGCTCCATGGCCTGGGACGAACGTCGCTTCGGGCGCGAATATGACCTGGACGTGTTCAACATCGTCGCCGTCTCCGATTTCAATTTCGGGGCGATGGAGAACAAGGGGCTTAACATCTTCAATGACCGGCTGGTCTTTGCGAAGCCCGAGACGGCCACCGACGCCAATTATCATGGCATCGAGCGGGTCATCGCCCACGAATATTTCCACAACTGGACCGGCAATCGCATCACCTGCCGCGACTGGTTCCAGCTTTGCCTCAAGGAAGGCCTGACCGTCTTCCGCGACCAGGAATTTACCTCGGACGAGCGCAGCCGCCCGGTGCAGCGCATCCACGACGTACAAAACCTGCGCACCAGCCAGTTCCCGGAGGATGGCGGCCCGCTGGCCCATCCGCCGCGCCCGGACAGCTTCCGCGAGATCAACAACTTCTATACGACCACTGTCTATGAGAAGGGCGCCGAGATCGTGCGCATGCTGGCGACCCTTCTGGGGGAAGCCGGTTTCCGCAAGGCCATGGACCTCTATTTCGAGCGCCATGACGGCGACGCGACCACGATCGAAGCCTTCATCAAGGTGTTCGAGGATGCGAGCGGCCGCGATCTCAGCCAGTTCGCCACCTGGTATCTGCAGGCCGGTACGCCGCAGGTCGGCGTGTCGGACAGCTACGATGCCGCCAGCCAGACCTATACGCTGACCCTGACCCAGAAGGTCGACCCCACCCCAGGGGAACCGACCAAGAAGCCGCTGCTGATCCCGGTGCGGTTCGGCCTCATCGGCCCCAATGGCAGCCCCGTGGGCTGGAACGGGGTCTCGGGCGGCACCGTGGAGGGCGATCTGATCGTGCTCGACAGCGAGAGCGTGACGCTGACCTTTACCGGTGTCGCCAACAAGCCGGTTCCCTCGCTGTTCCGCGGCTTTTCCGCTCCGGTGAAGGTGGAGTCCGGCCTCAGCCAGGACGACCTTCTGTTCCTTGCGCGACACGACAGTGACCCGTTCAACCGCTGGGATGCATTGCAGTCGGCGGCGACGACGCTGATTGCCAGCGCGGCGCAGGGGAGCACTTGGTCGGCGACTGACGCCGATGCCCTGCGGCAGGCGCTGGTCGATACGCTGGAGAACCCGGACCTCGATGACGCCTTCAAGGCACAGGCCATCGACATTCCGGCCGAGACGGTCGTTGGTCGCCATATCGGCAAGGACGTCGATCCCGACGCCGTGGCCGAGGCTCGCAAGGCGCTGGTAACGGCCTTGGTTGGTCCGATTGCGGAAAAGCTGACAGCGCTCTATCGCGACCTCGCCATCAGCGTGCCCTATAGCCCCGACGCGAACCAGGCCGGACGCCGCTCATTGCGCAATGGCCTGCTGGCCCTATTGGTGGCCGGATCGGATCAGGGCGCGGGCCTGGCGGCGGAGCAATATTCTGGCGCGACCAACATGACCGATCGCTATGCGGCCATGGCCATTTCGGCGCGCAACTGGACGAGCGAGGCCCCTGCCCTCCTGGGCGATTTCCGCACCCGCTTCGCCGGCGACCCGCTGGTGTTCGACAAATGGCTCACGGCCAGCGCACAGGCTCCGGACGGAGGGGTCATCGAGCGGATGCGCGCCACGCTGGCGGCGCCCGACTTTCCGCGCACCAACCCCAACCGGCTGCGCTCGCTGCTGGGCAGCTTCGTGATGACCAATCCGGTGCAGTTCACCCGCACCGACGGCCTGGGCTTCCGCTTCATCACCGAAGCGGTTGTCGATATCGACAAGGTGAACCCGCAGGTGGCCTCGCGCATCCTGACCGGCTTCCGCATTCTGCCGACGCTGGAAGCGGCGCGGCGGAATGCGGGACTGGAGGCCCTGCAGGCGCTCAAGGACCAGCACAAGCTCAGCCGCAATGTGGGTGAAATCCTCGACCGCATCCTGGCCGGCTAG
- a CDS encoding bifunctional [glutamine synthetase] adenylyltransferase/[glutamine synthetase]-adenylyl-L-tyrosine phosphorylase, whose product MSTSLAPLPPLDHPAFDALLAELPPDRVGALHAAAPVLGPLLQSAPYLLDLTRANAEWLAGALETGPDTAFAALLETVDEMGRTGDEAGVAGALRLAKGRTALLAAVAETGGAWTTARATEALSDLADAALEAGLNLLMRQAAEKGQLAIAADQATAANSGLAIFALGKHGGRELNYSSDIDIVAFFDPQKTVLADPSEATKIYSRMVQKLVGLMEDRQAGGYVFRTDLRLRPDPGSTPVAISVDAALAYYEVRGQNWERAAWIKARPCAGDKAVGEAFIKELAPYVWRKHLDFATIADIQAMKRQINVSKKVGDIRVEGHNVKLGRGGIREIEFFAQTQQLIAGGRDKALRVRPTSQALAALAAANWINADTARELTETYWFLRAVENRLQMLRDEQTHIMPDTSEGVAVIARLMGEPDLPVFEKRYRAALERVARYYAELFTQGETLGSDEGSLVFTGSDDDPDTLETLTAMGFADAHKVIETVRKWHYGGYAATRTSAARAHLTELLPALLQTLGRAGNADAALAHFDDFLSRLPGGVQLFALLRNHAQLRTLLVQFMASAPRMAEAVIHRAHVMDGLIDPAFANEVTHRDVLVGKVDAFLAEARSYEELIDRARIIGQEQKFLVAAGLLSGTVTAQGAGEQFTALAETLLHRLFDKVQDEFATRHGRISGADVALLAFGKMASGEMTFTSDLDFILLYDAPDTESDGERQLSTSHYFARLTQRLVAAVSAPTAEGVLYEADMRLRPSGNSGPLATSLAGFRAYHKDNAWTWEHLALSRARVIAATGDLGARVDAEIADVMGRPRDVAKTIADVVSMRALMARERKPRHAFDLKLAAGGLVDLEFIAQSAQLVAGAKVALPQAPTSRVLARLGEIGLVPTGQRLAEIHALYSTALQVMSSALVSPFKEEAWTPAFKDLLAHLSNYPDFGRLELDIAQMQQEVQAAAAEWYARAAEL is encoded by the coding sequence ATGAGCACCAGTCTTGCGCCCCTGCCGCCTCTCGATCACCCCGCCTTCGACGCCTTGCTGGCCGAGTTGCCACCCGACCGCGTTGGGGCGCTGCATGCGGCGGCGCCGGTGCTGGGACCGTTGCTGCAATCAGCGCCCTATCTGCTCGACCTGACGCGCGCCAATGCCGAGTGGCTGGCGGGAGCGTTGGAGACAGGTCCCGATACGGCCTTTGCGGCTCTGCTCGAAACGGTCGACGAGATGGGCCGCACGGGCGACGAAGCTGGGGTCGCCGGTGCGCTGCGGCTGGCCAAGGGTCGCACCGCTTTGCTGGCCGCCGTGGCCGAGACAGGCGGTGCCTGGACCACGGCACGCGCAACCGAGGCGCTTTCCGATCTGGCCGACGCGGCGCTGGAGGCCGGCCTGAACCTGCTTATGCGACAGGCCGCCGAGAAGGGCCAGCTTGCCATTGCCGCCGACCAGGCGACCGCCGCCAATTCGGGTCTCGCCATCTTTGCCCTGGGCAAGCATGGCGGCCGCGAGCTCAACTATTCGTCCGACATCGACATTGTCGCCTTCTTCGATCCGCAGAAGACCGTGCTCGCCGACCCCTCGGAAGCCACGAAAATCTACTCTCGCATGGTGCAGAAGCTGGTCGGCCTGATGGAGGATCGGCAGGCCGGCGGTTATGTGTTCCGCACCGATTTGCGCCTCCGCCCCGATCCGGGCTCGACGCCGGTGGCCATCTCGGTCGATGCGGCGCTCGCCTATTACGAGGTGCGCGGCCAGAACTGGGAGCGGGCCGCTTGGATAAAGGCGCGACCCTGCGCCGGCGACAAGGCGGTCGGCGAGGCGTTCATCAAGGAATTGGCCCCCTATGTCTGGCGCAAGCATCTCGACTTCGCCACCATTGCCGACATCCAGGCCATGAAGCGGCAGATCAATGTCTCCAAGAAGGTCGGCGACATCCGGGTCGAGGGGCACAACGTCAAGCTCGGTCGCGGTGGCATTCGCGAAATCGAGTTCTTCGCCCAGACCCAGCAATTGATCGCGGGCGGCCGCGACAAGGCCCTGCGGGTGCGCCCTACCTCCCAGGCCCTGGCCGCCCTGGCCGCCGCCAACTGGATCAACGCCGACACCGCCAGGGAACTGACCGAGACCTACTGGTTCCTCCGCGCGGTGGAGAACCGCCTTCAGATGCTGCGCGACGAACAGACCCACATCATGCCTGACACCTCCGAGGGTGTGGCGGTCATCGCCCGGCTGATGGGGGAGCCTGACCTCCCCGTCTTCGAGAAGCGTTATCGGGCAGCGCTGGAGCGGGTGGCCCGCTACTATGCCGAGCTCTTCACCCAGGGCGAGACCCTGGGCTCCGACGAGGGCAGTCTGGTCTTCACCGGCAGCGACGACGATCCCGATACGCTCGAAACCCTCACCGCCATGGGCTTTGCCGATGCCCACAAGGTGATCGAGACCGTGCGCAAATGGCACTATGGCGGCTATGCGGCAACCCGCACCTCGGCCGCCCGCGCCCACCTGACCGAATTGCTGCCGGCCCTGCTGCAGACACTGGGGCGGGCCGGCAATGCCGATGCCGCGCTGGCCCATTTCGACGACTTCCTCTCCCGCCTCCCGGGCGGCGTGCAGCTCTTTGCGCTGCTGCGCAACCACGCACAATTGCGCACGCTGCTGGTGCAGTTCATGGCCTCGGCGCCACGCATGGCCGAGGCGGTCATCCATCGCGCCCATGTCATGGACGGGTTGATCGATCCCGCCTTCGCCAATGAGGTGACGCATCGCGACGTGCTGGTGGGCAAGGTGGATGCCTTCCTTGCCGAAGCCCGCTCCTATGAGGAGCTCATCGACCGCGCCCGCATCATCGGGCAGGAACAGAAATTCCTGGTCGCCGCCGGGCTGCTCTCCGGGACGGTGACCGCGCAGGGTGCCGGCGAGCAGTTCACCGCATTGGCCGAAACCCTGCTGCATCGCCTGTTCGACAAGGTGCAGGACGAATTCGCCACGCGCCACGGGCGCATATCGGGTGCCGATGTGGCGCTGCTGGCTTTCGGCAAGATGGCGAGCGGCGAAATGACCTTCACCTCCGACCTCGATTTCATCCTGCTCTACGACGCGCCGGACACCGAGTCCGATGGCGAGCGGCAGCTGTCCACTTCACACTATTTCGCGCGGCTGACGCAGCGCCTGGTGGCCGCCGTCTCGGCGCCGACGGCGGAGGGCGTGCTCTACGAGGCCGACATGCGCCTCAGGCCCTCGGGCAATTCCGGGCCGCTGGCGACCAGCCTTGCCGGCTTCCGTGCCTATCACAAGGACAATGCCTGGACCTGGGAACACCTGGCGCTCAGCCGCGCCCGGGTCATTGCCGCCACTGGCGACCTCGGCGCCAGGGTGGACGCCGAGATTGCCGATGTCATGGGCCGGCCGCGCGACGTCGCCAAGACCATTGCGGACGTCGTCTCGATGCGGGCGCTCATGGCCCGGGAACGCAAGCCGCGCCATGCCTTTGATCTCAAGCTGGCTGCAGGTGGCCTGGTCGATCTCGAATTCATCGCCCAGTCCGCGCAACTCGTGGCCGGGGCGAAGGTAGCGCTGCCGCAGGCCCCAACGTCGCGCGTCCTCGCTCGCCTTGGAGAGATCGGGCTGGTTCCGACGGGGCAGCGCCTGGCAGAAATTCACGCCCTCTATTCGACGGCCCTGCAGGTGATGAGCTCGGCCCTGGTCAGCCCGTTCAAGGAGGAGGCCTGGACCCCCGCCTTCAAGGATTTGCTGGCCCATCTGTCCAACTATCCCGACTTTGGCCGGCTGGAGCTGGATATTGCGCAGATGCAGCAGGAAGTGCAGGCGGCCGCGGCCGAGTGGTACGCGCGGGCGGCTGAACTCTAG
- a CDS encoding ABC transporter ATP-binding protein has protein sequence MFNRVVTFFDNLYSPVALAENRQPPMGLNAFVGYFVGQFRVAFFLRIILVAIGSVADALMPVFVGLVVGMLATTNPGEIFDQHSQTLLWMVVVVVLVRPLTFLLDTLIRNHGIVPNLVDLIRWQSHWHVIRQSWTFFQNDFAGRIANKIIQAGEAIEIGVNLTIDAAWYALVFVVVAIVVLARLDPVLLVPIGVWLLLYAVLFTIAMPLIARYSETLSEAKSVMTGRIVDSYTNIQTLKTFATGEHEDRYVSDSVMEHAVEFRKLMRVFTYMWSILFLLNAGLVVSVTWLALTGWNNGSLTAAAVATAIPFALQIMNMSGWILEIGSNIFRQVGTTRDSMDTIAQPLTMLDAPEARPLEVKSGGLDYDNVSFNYWRGKQGSVIDGFSLSVAPGEKIGLVGRSGSGKSTLVNLALRMFDVQDGAIRIDGQDVRAVTQESLRAAIGLVSQDTSLLHRSVRENLKYGRHDATDEEMIRAAEQANVHDVIMGLADPQGRTGYDAHVGERGVKLSGGQRQRVAIARVLLKNAPILVLDEATSALDSEVEAAIQEQLTQLMRGKTVIAIAHRLSTIAAMDRLVVLEQGRIVEEGTHAQLLSSGGHYAMLWERQSGGFLDLDAAAAQ, from the coding sequence ATGTTCAACCGCGTCGTCACCTTCTTCGACAACCTCTACTCCCCCGTGGCCCTGGCCGAAAATCGCCAGCCGCCCATGGGCCTCAATGCCTTCGTGGGCTATTTCGTCGGCCAGTTCCGGGTCGCCTTTTTCCTGCGCATCATCCTGGTGGCCATCGGCTCGGTGGCCGATGCGCTGATGCCGGTCTTTGTCGGTCTCGTGGTCGGCATGCTGGCCACCACCAATCCGGGTGAAATCTTCGATCAACACAGCCAGACCCTGCTCTGGATGGTGGTGGTCGTCGTGCTGGTCCGCCCGCTGACCTTCCTCCTCGATACGCTCATCCGCAATCACGGCATCGTCCCCAACCTGGTCGATCTCATCCGCTGGCAGAGCCACTGGCACGTCATCCGCCAGAGCTGGACCTTTTTCCAGAACGACTTTGCCGGGCGCATCGCCAACAAGATCATCCAGGCCGGCGAGGCTATCGAGATCGGGGTGAACCTGACCATCGACGCGGCCTGGTACGCGCTGGTCTTCGTGGTCGTGGCCATTGTCGTGCTGGCCCGGCTCGATCCGGTGCTGCTGGTGCCCATCGGGGTCTGGCTGCTGCTTTACGCAGTGCTCTTCACCATCGCCATGCCGCTCATTGCCCGCTATTCCGAGACGCTCTCGGAGGCCAAGTCGGTAATGACCGGCCGCATCGTGGACAGCTACACCAATATCCAGACCCTCAAAACCTTCGCCACCGGCGAACACGAGGACCGCTACGTGTCCGACAGCGTGATGGAACACGCGGTTGAATTCCGCAAGCTGATGCGGGTGTTCACCTATATGTGGTCCATCCTCTTCCTGCTCAATGCGGGTCTGGTGGTCTCGGTCACCTGGCTGGCGCTGACCGGGTGGAACAATGGTTCGCTGACGGCGGCAGCCGTGGCCACGGCCATCCCCTTCGCGCTGCAGATCATGAACATGAGCGGCTGGATCCTCGAAATCGGCTCCAACATTTTCCGCCAGGTCGGCACCACGCGGGATTCGATGGACACCATCGCCCAGCCCCTCACCATGCTGGACGCGCCCGAGGCCAGGCCCTTGGAAGTGAAATCCGGTGGGCTGGACTATGACAATGTCAGCTTCAACTACTGGCGCGGCAAGCAGGGCTCGGTGATCGATGGGTTCAGCCTCTCCGTGGCGCCGGGCGAAAAGATCGGCCTGGTCGGCCGATCGGGCTCGGGCAAGTCGACGCTGGTCAACCTGGCATTGAGGATGTTCGACGTGCAGGACGGCGCCATCCGCATCGATGGCCAGGACGTGCGGGCGGTGACCCAGGAAAGCCTCAGGGCCGCCATCGGCCTTGTGAGCCAGGATACGTCCCTGCTGCACCGTTCGGTGCGGGAGAACCTCAAATATGGCCGCCACGACGCGACCGACGAGGAGATGATCCGGGCCGCCGAACAGGCCAATGTCCACGACGTGATCATGGGCCTGGCCGATCCGCAGGGCCGCACGGGCTATGACGCCCATGTGGGCGAGCGGGGCGTCAAGCTCTCCGGCGGCCAGCGCCAGCGTGTCGCCATCGCCCGGGTGCTGCTCAAGAACGCCCCGATCCTGGTGCTCGACGAAGCCACCTCGGCCCTCGACAGCGAGGTCGAAGCGGCCATCCAGGAGCAGCTGACCCAGTTGATGCGCGGCAAGACGGTGATCGCCATTGCCCATCGCCTCTCCACCATCGCGGCCATGGATCGCCTGGTGGTGCTGGAGCAGGGGCGGATCGTCGAGGAGGGCACCCACGCCCAATTGCTGTCCTCGGGCGGACACTACGCCATGCTCTGGGAGCGCCAGTCCGGCGGATTTCTCGACTTGGATGCAGCTGCAGCGCAGTAA
- a CDS encoding PAS domain-containing sensor histidine kinase, with amino-acid sequence MRSSGASGAGALGFRVGKGNDKQHLRARGSSSPGWRFSHTAAAVAATAFLAASLFVAYDATQTFADARRDLAMIGEMLAADLAQRSPDQARESLAASEALFSDAIDAQFIDASADISAPLSLVVPAGPHGSLAVSASSSQPLAEIAGRGAAAFALAGLLTLAASRRRRSQPDPTQRDSYSRLAAAIPMGLACWTGTGQLIVCNDQYRSRLDIDDATLTYHQAVSRLIAGGYMKLVRDDSSVRLLELHCEDGTCLQIDERPLGDGAFMTLVSDITETRRTNALLHAIRDEQRLLARRYHEEKLKAEAASRAKTNFLAHLSHDIRTPLNHIIGFADLMQHQTYGPLGDARYAEYVATIKNSGEHLLASFAAILDLAELENGSKALRQDPVLLDEVLGVVAQRFRGQAKRAGITLDIGPATGAVLRGDRLGLIRMVGNIMDNALRFTETGGKVTLASFVADDGVVIEVTDTGIGMSEERLAGLSQPFALGDARFTREGVGPGLGISIARAIAEQTGGRIAIDSSPSLGTTVAISLPIDPAAAELIAA; translated from the coding sequence ATGCGGTCGTCGGGGGCATCCGGCGCCGGCGCACTCGGATTCCGCGTCGGCAAAGGTAACGACAAGCAACACCTTCGCGCGCGCGGCTCCAGCTCCCCCGGATGGCGCTTTTCTCACACCGCAGCCGCCGTTGCCGCCACGGCCTTCCTCGCCGCAAGCCTGTTCGTCGCTTACGACGCAACGCAGACCTTCGCCGATGCGCGCCGGGACCTGGCCATGATCGGGGAGATGCTGGCCGCCGATCTGGCGCAGCGCTCACCGGACCAGGCACGAGAGTCCCTGGCGGCGAGCGAGGCGCTGTTCTCCGACGCTATCGATGCCCAGTTCATCGACGCCAGCGCGGATATATCCGCGCCACTTTCGCTGGTGGTGCCGGCGGGCCCGCATGGCAGCCTGGCAGTGTCTGCGAGCTCTAGCCAGCCCCTTGCAGAGATTGCAGGGCGCGGGGCGGCCGCCTTCGCCCTTGCCGGCCTTCTGACGCTGGCCGCCTCAAGGCGCCGCCGCAGCCAGCCCGATCCCACGCAACGCGACAGCTACAGCCGGCTCGCGGCCGCCATTCCGATGGGCCTGGCCTGCTGGACCGGCACCGGGCAGTTGATCGTCTGCAATGATCAGTATCGCAGCCGTCTCGACATCGACGATGCCACGCTCACCTATCATCAGGCAGTCAGCCGCCTGATCGCCGGGGGCTACATGAAGCTGGTGCGGGACGATAGCAGTGTGCGGCTCCTGGAGCTGCACTGCGAAGACGGCACCTGCCTGCAGATCGATGAACGCCCCCTGGGCGACGGCGCCTTCATGACGCTGGTTTCGGACATTACCGAAACCCGGCGAACGAACGCCCTGCTACATGCCATCCGCGACGAACAGCGCCTGCTGGCCCGCCGCTACCACGAGGAAAAGCTCAAGGCGGAGGCGGCCAGCCGCGCCAAGACCAATTTCCTTGCCCATCTCAGCCACGATATCCGTACCCCGCTCAACCACATCATCGGCTTTGCCGACCTGATGCAGCACCAGACCTATGGGCCGCTGGGCGACGCGCGCTATGCCGAATATGTCGCCACCATCAAGAATTCGGGCGAACACCTGCTGGCCTCGTTTGCGGCGATCCTCGACCTGGCGGAGCTGGAGAACGGCAGCAAGGCGCTGCGGCAGGACCCGGTATTGCTGGACGAGGTTCTCGGCGTCGTCGCGCAGCGGTTCAGGGGCCAGGCCAAGCGCGCCGGCATCACCCTCGATATTGGCCCGGCAACAGGCGCCGTGCTGCGTGGCGACCGGCTCGGACTGATCCGCATGGTGGGCAATATCATGGACAATGCCCTGCGCTTCACCGAGACCGGTGGCAAGGTGACGCTCGCCAGCTTCGTGGCCGACGATGGCGTGGTCATCGAGGTCACCGATACCGGCATCGGCATGTCGGAAGAGCGGCTGGCGGGGCTCAGCCAGCCCTTCGCCCTGGGCGATGCCCGCTTCACCCGCGAAGGCGTCGGGCCGGGCCTCGGCATCTCGATTGCCCGGGCCATCGCCGAACAGACCGGCGGGCGCATCGCCATCGACTCCAGCCCATCGCTGGGCACCACGGTCGCCATCTCCTTGCCGATCGACCCGGCAGCAGCCGAACTGATCGCCGCCTGA